A portion of the Punica granatum isolate Tunisia-2019 chromosome 7, ASM765513v2, whole genome shotgun sequence genome contains these proteins:
- the LOC116214781 gene encoding squamosa promoter-binding-like protein 6 produces the protein MESWASYALPSDSFTRSSKNPFMNWESRGPPSFVTSNSIFTSSQQVNPGQALGGSGFVDAPRKQILGDSIPDALHGRMDGGRDANGSVGPSVATADGFLFGEEESSSKLSGCVVDQSPLIDLKLGRLADQRDSYGSGLSRGAPMLSSSESSTPSKRCRAAGVSNQAAYCQVYGCNKDLSSSKDYHKRHKVCEVHSKTPKVIVSGIEQRFCQQCSRFHLLCEFDDGKRSCRKRLAGHNERRRKPQVGFHSSGRAGRFLLPYDVGKFHGMNDCFGHIKLEGRTNYSPIPLSSFQYQDLHQRLPFSSPSFEKGLSPFQESDRDSLTAVNMFGNITRCSGPRPFLNEDPSIGSEEFGSIFNTEPPIQGLSGISEPGCALSLLSSQSQNSSSHTSGIPMDQSLSQYSIIQVSDNLAVNGGSSKLPGSVREPQAGPGAVSDGDSAGFEMSDEILNGSGFSKAKDHFLGEEAPTIDLLQLSSQLQRVEHERQYMKLESDPLVCLRTA, from the exons ATGGAATCTTGGGCCAGCTATGCTCTGCCTTCTGATTCGTTTACCAGAAGCAGTAAGAACCCTTTCATGAATTGGGAGTCAAGGGGTCCTCCCTCCTTTGTTACTAGCAATAGCATTTTCACCTCTAGTCAACAAGTCAACCCTGGTCAAGCTCTCGGTGGTTCCGGGTTCGTGGATGCGCCGAGGAAGCAAATCCTCGGGGATTCGATCCCGGATGCCTTGCACGGTAGGATGGATGGAGGAAGGGATGCAAATGGGAGTGTTGGACCGAGTGTGGCTACTGCAGATGGTTTTCTCTTCGGGGAAGAGGAGTCGTCCTCGAAGCTCTCAGGCTGTGTGGTGGATCAGAGCCCGCTGATCGATCTGAAACTCGGGAGACTAGCGGATCAGAGAGATAGCTACGGTTCCGGGCTTTCCCGCGGTGCCCCGATGTTGTCTTCATCAGAGTCGTCTACTCCTTCGAAGAGATGTCGGGCCGCTGGGGTTAGTAATCAGGCTGCTTACTGCCAAGTTTATGGGTGTAATAAGGATCTTAGCTCCTCGAAGGATTATCACAAGAGGCATAAAGTTTGCGAGGTCCATTCAAAGACACCTAAAGTTATTGTCAGCGGCATCGAACAGAGGTTCTGCCAACAATGCAGTAG GTTTCATTTGCTCTGTGAATTTGATGATGGTAAGAGGAGCTGCCGTAAACGTCTTGCAGGGCATAACGAGCGTCGCAGGAAGCCTCAGGTCGGGTTTCATTCTTCTGGGAGGGCTGGAAGGTTCTTGCTCCCATACGACG TTGGCAAGTTCCATGGGATGAATGATTGCTTCGGCCATATCAAACTGGAAGGTAGGACTAACTACAGTCCTATCCCATTAAGTTCCTTCCAATACCAAGATCTTCACCAGAGACTGCCCTTCTCTTCTCCCAGCTTTGAGAAGGGGTTGTCTCCTTTCCAAGAGAGCGACAGAGACAGTTTGACAGCAGTCAACATGTTCGGCAATATCACTCGGTGTTCTGGTCCGAGACCATTCTTAAATGAAGACCCGTCTATTGGAAGTGAAGAATTTGGCAGTATCTTCAATACAGAACCTCCTATTCAGGGATTGTCGGGAATTTCAGAACCGGGTTgtgctctctctcttctgtcATCTCAGTCTCAGAATTCTTCTAGCCATACTTCTGGAATTCCCATGGATCAATCCCTATCTCAATACAGCATTATTCAAGTCTCAGACAACCTTGCAGTAAATGGAGGGTCGAGTAAGTTGCCTGGTTCTGTGAGGGAGCCTCAGGCAGGTCCCGGTGCAGTTTCCGACGGTGATTCAGCCGGTTTTGAGATGTCTGATGAGATTCTAAATGGATCAGGATTCTCTAAGGCAAAGGATCATTTCTTGGGTGAAGAGGCGCCCACAATCGACTTGCTTCAGCTGTCATCGCAGCTCCAGCGAGTGGAGCACGAGAGGCAGTACATGAAGTTGGAAAGTGATCCTTTGGTGTGCCTCAGGACTGCTTAA
- the LOC116214347 gene encoding UDP-arabinopyranose mutase 3 has translation MAAESRPAPTPLLKDELDIVIPTIRNLDFLEMWRPFFQPYHLIIVQDGDPNKTIKVPEGFDYELYNRNDINRILGPKASCISFKDSACRCFGYMVSKKKYIYTIDDDCFVAKDPSGKDINALEQHIKNLLCPSTPFFFNTLYDPYRDGADFVRGYPFSLRDGAPTAVSHGLWLNIPDYDAPTQLVKPLERNTRYVDAVMTIPKGTLFPMCGMNLGFNRELIGPAMYFGLMGDGQPIGRYDDMWAGWCTKVICDHLGLGVKTGLPYIWHSKASNPFVNLRKEYKGIFWQEELIPFFQQVTLPKDCTTVQKCYIEISKQVKAKLGKVDDYFNKLADAMVTWIEAWDELNPAGAESALPNGPSK, from the exons ATGGCAGCCGAATCGAGACCCGCGCCGACCCCTCTGCTGAAGGACGAGCTCGACATCGTCATCCCGACCATCAGGAACCTCGACTTCCTCGAGATGTGGCGGCCCTTCTTCCAACCCTACCACCTCATCATCGTCCAGGACGGTGACCCCAACAAGACCATCAAGGTCCCAGAGGGCTTCGACTACGAGCTCTACAACCGCAACGACATCAACCGCATTCTCGGCCCCAAGGCCTCCTGTATCTCCTTCAAGGACTCCGCCTGCCGCTGCTTCGGCTACATGGTCTCCAAGAAGAAGTACATCTACACCATCGACGACGATTGCTTC GTCGCCAAAGACCCAAGTGGGAAGGACATCAATGCCCTTGAGCAGCACATCAAGAACCTCCTCTGCCCGTCAACCCCATTCTTCTTCAACACCCTTTATGACCCATACAGAGATGGTGCTGACTTCGTCCGAGGATACCCTTTCAGCCTCCGTGATGGTGCCCCCACTGCTGTTTCCCATGGTCTGTGGCTCAACATTCCTGACTATGATGCCCCTACCCAGCTAGTCAAGCCTCTCGAGAGGAACACTAG GTACGTTGATGCTGTCATGACAATTCCCAAGGGAACTCTATTTCCCATGTGCGGGATGAACCTTGGATTCAACCGGGAGTTGATCGGCCCTGCAATGTACTTTGGGCTAATGGGCGATGGTCAGCCCATTGGACGATATGATGACATGTGGGCTGGCTGGTGCACAAAG GTCATCTGCGACCACTTGGGGCTGGGTGTTAAGACCGGCCTGCCCTACATCTGGCACAGCAAGGCAAGCAACCCGTTCGTGAACTTGAGGAAGGAGTACAAGGGCATCTTCTGGCAAGAGGAGCTGATCCCATTCTTCCAGCAGGTCACCCTCCCTAAAGACTGCACCACAGTGCAGAAATGCTACATCGAGATCTCCAAGCAGGTCAAGGCCAAGCTTGGTAAGGTGGACGACTACTTCAACAAGCTTGCCGATGCCATGGTGACCTGGATCGAGGCCTGGGATGAGCTCAACCCTGCCGGGGCCGAGTCTGCTTTGCCCAACGGACCCTCGAAGTAG